One Streptomyces sp. NBC_01237 genomic region harbors:
- a CDS encoding C40 family peptidase: MNRRHCAAAAITLVCALAVLAAPVQAMAAPIPEPSPTAPQAPGKKSLEEVRQEIDSLYRKAGAATDAYNLAEEQTEKQSGEIVKLAKAIVDGQARIAELKNQAGAQAREQYRNGGLPPGAQLVLSDDPQLFLDGVNQVRQGQQASKAVLAELNRTQEDLETYTQDASLNWQKLESNRLKQAKAKKTINSRIAAAKKLESQLEKKERARLLKLEQDAAYTAQTAWLSSGALKDINREATASGKKAVAFATGKIGKPYVWGAEGPDAYDCSGLTSQAWAAAKRPIPRTSQEQWRQLPRIDIKDMRPGDLIIYHSDASHVGMYVGDGAIVHAPRPGRNVTLAGAGSMQILGVVRPDK, encoded by the coding sequence GTGAACCGACGCCACTGTGCCGCTGCGGCGATCACTCTGGTCTGCGCGCTGGCCGTGCTGGCCGCGCCGGTCCAGGCCATGGCCGCACCGATACCGGAGCCCTCCCCCACCGCTCCCCAGGCTCCGGGGAAGAAGAGCCTCGAAGAGGTGCGCCAGGAGATCGACAGCCTCTACCGCAAGGCCGGGGCGGCGACGGACGCGTACAACCTCGCCGAGGAACAGACCGAGAAGCAGTCCGGCGAGATCGTGAAACTGGCCAAGGCGATCGTCGACGGCCAGGCGAGGATCGCCGAGCTGAAGAACCAGGCGGGCGCCCAGGCCCGCGAGCAGTACCGCAACGGCGGGCTGCCGCCGGGCGCGCAGCTGGTCCTCAGCGACGACCCCCAGCTCTTCCTGGACGGGGTGAACCAGGTCCGTCAGGGCCAGCAGGCGTCCAAGGCGGTCCTGGCGGAACTGAACAGGACCCAGGAGGACCTGGAGACGTACACCCAGGACGCGAGCCTCAACTGGCAGAAGCTCGAATCCAACCGCCTCAAGCAGGCCAAGGCCAAGAAGACGATCAACTCCCGGATCGCGGCGGCGAAGAAGCTCGAATCGCAGCTGGAGAAGAAGGAACGGGCCCGGCTCCTCAAGCTGGAGCAGGACGCCGCGTACACGGCACAGACCGCGTGGCTCTCCTCCGGTGCGCTCAAGGACATCAACCGCGAGGCGACCGCGAGCGGCAAGAAGGCGGTGGCCTTCGCCACGGGGAAGATCGGCAAGCCGTACGTCTGGGGCGCCGAGGGCCCTGATGCGTACGACTGCTCGGGGCTGACCTCACAGGCGTGGGCGGCGGCGAAGCGTCCGATCCCGCGCACCTCGCAGGAGCAGTGGCGCCAACTGCCGCGCATCGACATCAAGGACATGCGCCCCGGCGACCTGATCATCTACCACAGCGACGCGAGCCACGTCGGGATGTACGTCGGCGACGGCGCCATCGTGCACGCGCCGCGCCCCGGCCGGAACGTGACACTGGCCGGCGCGGGATCGATGCAGATCCTCGGAGTGGTCCGCCCGGACAAGTAG
- a CDS encoding PP2C family protein-serine/threonine phosphatase — protein MPVPVPQQRAVPAAETTHGADLTLLVIEDDPTGTIAVPELSAAAGTRVRIRTARNLTEAGRLLTDDVDCILLDLALPPGAEPRPTTTGTAPETLSGRADELAALTHVLRIAPRHAVLVLTAEDDAELAAEAVRVGAQDYLFRGELDARLLSRAIRYAVERKRADIAQHQLTESRLRAQENARLERGLLPTPLLDGSDLSFAARYRPGRSRALLGGDFYDTVRTPDGTVHAMIGDVCGHGPDEAALGVELRIAWRALTLAGLCGDQLLSTLQQVLEHERESEEIFATLCTVDIAPDGRRAGLCLAGHPAPLIARRGQSAQLLPYEDGGPALGLLPRARWPRRQVELGGSWSLMMYTDGLIEGRIGPTGTQRLGQDGMVAMINAQLDRGLAGEELLETAVTHVRELNGGELTDDVAVLLLDRDQERIRRRGGSAPRSRPVPAPARTANAQRPPL, from the coding sequence ATGCCCGTACCCGTACCGCAGCAACGTGCCGTTCCCGCTGCGGAGACCACCCACGGCGCCGACCTCACCCTCCTGGTGATCGAGGACGACCCGACGGGCACCATCGCCGTACCCGAACTGTCGGCCGCCGCCGGGACCCGGGTCCGTATCCGTACCGCCCGCAATCTCACCGAGGCGGGCCGGCTCCTCACCGACGACGTCGACTGCATCCTGCTGGACCTGGCCCTGCCGCCGGGCGCCGAACCGCGGCCCACGACCACCGGGACGGCGCCGGAAACCCTCTCCGGGCGGGCGGACGAGCTGGCCGCCCTCACCCATGTCCTGCGGATCGCGCCCCGGCACGCCGTCCTCGTGCTCACGGCGGAGGACGACGCGGAGCTGGCAGCGGAGGCAGTACGGGTCGGGGCCCAGGACTACCTCTTCCGGGGCGAGCTCGACGCACGGCTGCTGAGCCGCGCCATCCGGTACGCCGTGGAGCGCAAGCGCGCGGACATCGCCCAGCACCAGCTGACCGAGTCCCGGCTCCGCGCCCAGGAGAACGCCCGGCTGGAACGCGGGCTGCTGCCCACCCCCCTCCTGGACGGCTCCGACCTGAGCTTCGCCGCCCGTTACCGCCCCGGCCGCAGCCGCGCCCTGCTCGGCGGGGACTTCTACGACACGGTCCGTACCCCCGACGGCACGGTCCACGCGATGATCGGCGACGTCTGCGGTCACGGCCCGGACGAGGCGGCGCTCGGCGTCGAACTGCGCATCGCCTGGCGGGCGTTGACACTGGCCGGACTCTGCGGGGACCAACTGCTCTCCACGCTCCAGCAGGTCCTGGAGCACGAACGGGAGAGCGAGGAGATCTTCGCGACGCTCTGCACCGTCGACATCGCCCCCGACGGCCGCCGCGCCGGACTCTGCCTGGCGGGCCACCCCGCACCGCTGATCGCCCGCCGAGGACAGTCGGCGCAGCTGCTCCCGTACGAGGACGGCGGACCGGCCCTGGGCCTGCTGCCGCGGGCCCGGTGGCCGCGGCGCCAGGTCGAACTGGGCGGCTCCTGGAGCCTGATGATGTACACGGACGGGCTGATCGAGGGCCGGATCGGACCGACGGGCACCCAGCGCCTCGGCCAGGACGGCATGGTCGCGATGATCAACGCCCAGCTGGACCGGGGACTCGCCGGCGAGGAGCTGCTGGAGACGGCGGTCACCCACGTGCGGGAGCTGAACGGCGGCGAGCTGACCGACGACGTGGCGGTCCTGCTGCTCGACCGCGACCAGGAGCGGATACGCCGACGGGGCGGGAGCGCACCGCGCTCCCGCCCCGTACCGGCGCCGGCCCGGACGGCGAACGCTCAGCGCCCGCCGTTGTAG